A section of the Larus michahellis chromosome 1, bLarMic1.1, whole genome shotgun sequence genome encodes:
- the MAB21L1 gene encoding putative nucleotidyltransferase MAB21L1 — MIAAQAKLVYHLNKYYNEKCQARKAAIAKTIREVCKVVSDVLKEVEVQEPRFISSLNEMDNRYEGLEVISPTEFEVVLYLNQMGVFNFVDDGSLPGCAVLKLSDGRKRSMSLWVEFITASGYLSARKIRSRFQTLVAQAVDKCSYRDVVKMVADTSEVKLRIRDRYVVQITPAFKCTGIWPRSAAHWPLPHIPWPGPNRVAEVKAEGFNLLSKECHSLAGKQSSAESDAWVLQFAEAENRLQMGGCRKKCLSILKTLRDRHLELPGQPLNNYHMKTLVSYECEKHPRESDWDESCLGDRLNGILLQLISCLQCRRCPHYFLPNLDLFQGKPHSALENAAKQTWRLAREILTNPKSLEKL, encoded by the coding sequence ATGATCGCGGCCCAGGCCAAGCTGGTGTATCATCTGAATAAATACTACAACGAGAAATGCCAAGCCAGGAAAGCTGCCATCGCCAAAACCATCCGAGAAGTCTGCAAAGTGGTGTCGGACGTGCTGAAGGAGGTGGAGGTGCAGGAGCCTCGCTTCATCAGTTCCTTGAACGAGATGGATAACCGCTACGAGGGGTTGGAAGTCATCTCCCCCACGGAGTTTGAAGTCGTGCTGTATCTGAACCAAATGGGGGTTTTCAACTTCGTGGACGACGGCTCCTTGCCGGGCTGCGCTGTGTTAAAGTTAAGCGACGGGCGCAAGAGGAGTATGTCCCTCTGGGTGGAGTTCATCACGGCGTCTGGCTACCTCTCCGCTCGCAAAATCCGGTCCAGATTTCAGACTCTGGTGGCTCAAGCCGTGGATAAGTGCAGTTACAGAGACGTGGTAAAGATGGTGGCGGACACCAGCGAGGTGAAGCTGAGAATCAGGGATAGGTACGTCGTGCAGATCACCCCGGCGTTCAAATGCACGGGGATTTGGCCGCGGAGTGCTGCCCACTGGCCGCTTCCCCACATCCCCTGGCCGGGACCCAACAGGGTGGCGGAGGTCAAGGCGGAAGGCTTCAACCTCTTATCCAAGGAGTGCCACTCTCTGGCCGGCAAGCAGAGCTCGGCCGAGAGCGATGCCTGGGTGCTGCAGTTCGCCGAAGCCGAGAACAGACTGCAGATGGGCGGCTGCAGGAAGAAATGCCTCTCTATCCTCAAAACCTTACGGGACCGTCACCTGGAGCTGCCGGGACAGCCCCTGAATAATTATCACATGAAGACTCTGGTTTCCTACGAATGCGAAAAGCATCCCCGCGAATCGGACTGGGACGAGTCGTGCCTGGGGGACCGGCTCAACGGGATTTTACTGCAGCTCATCTCCTGCCTCCAGTGCAGGAGGTGCCCGCATTACTTCTTGCCCAACTTAGACCTCTTTCAGGGCAAACCTCACTCGGCCCTGGAAAACGCAGCCAAACAAACGTGGCGACTGGCTAGGGAAATACTTACCAACCCGAAAAGTTTGGAGAAACTTTAG